One Phoenix dactylifera cultivar Barhee BC4 chromosome 8, palm_55x_up_171113_PBpolish2nd_filt_p, whole genome shotgun sequence genomic window carries:
- the LOC103703365 gene encoding transcription factor bHLH144-like yields MQRDRRFFSKKASRSRGYEAGSCALDSPAGACDTDASAAAPSFGEALTGMKHHEFPVPLNGVEFQPSETCPKNFVIFDQTYNKSRVMFHPSLAHNFGSSSFGVHGAHAHEAGKSTVGDYYNAGEYSSPHIEDAEDIDALLSSEEDDDVVSTGRTPGNWGGGSSPDSSCSFSDGMRSSKLKFNSTNAGSGSGSERKREKMKKMVKTLRGIIPGGDRMDTPAVLDEAVKYLKSLKVEVKKLGVQNLDS; encoded by the coding sequence ATGCAGAGAGACCGAAGATTCTTTTCTAAGAAGGCTTCCCGATCTCGTGGTTATGAAGCGGGCAGCTGTGCTCTTGACTCTCCTGCTGGTGCTTGTGATACTGATGCTTCTGCCGCTGCACCTTCCTTTGGGGAAGCTCTCACAGGCATGAAGCATCATGAATTCCCTGTTCCGCTTAATGGAGTTGAGTTCCAGCCCTCTGAAACCTGTCCTAAGAACTTTGTCATCTTCGACCAGACATATAACAAAAGCCGGGTCATGTTCCACCCTTCGTTAGCCCACAATTTTGGCTCTTCGAGCTTTGGCGTCCATGGAGCTCATGCCCATGAAGCTGGCAAAAGTACGGTTGGAGATTACTACAACGCAGGAGAATATTCCTCGCCTCACATAGAGGATGCAGAAGATATCGATGCATTGCTGAGttcagaagaagatgatgatgtgGTCAGCACTGGCCGGACTCCGGGCAATTGGGGCGGCGGCAGTTCGCCAGattcttcatgttcattttcggATGGAATGAGATCTAGCAAGTTGAAGTTCAATTCTACTAATGCCGGCAGCGGCAGCGGTAGTGAGAGGAAAAGGGAGAAAATGAAGAAGATGGTTAAAACACTCAGGGGAATCATTCCCGGTGGAGACCGGATGGATACACCTGCTGTTCTGGACGAGGCTGTTAAGTACCTGAAATCCCTCAAGGTGGAAGTGAAGAAGCTTGGAGTGCAGAATCTTGACAGCTGA